The following coding sequences lie in one Capsicum annuum cultivar UCD-10X-F1 chromosome 5, UCD10Xv1.1, whole genome shotgun sequence genomic window:
- the LOC107870670 gene encoding peroxisomal nicotinamide adenine dinucleotide carrier, whose amino-acid sequence MSSALANGLAGAGGGIIAQIITYPLQTVNTRQQTERVSKEGRDSRGSALFQILQVVRSEGLLGLYSGLKPSLLGTAVSQGVYYYFYQVFKNRAEAIAAANKKRGRGDGSVGMFSWLVVAALAGSLNVLLTNPIWVLVTRMQTHTQAERKIVEAKRETLLKEASQNALTASSLEAKLAELDSSKPLPYGTMLAAREVYDESGVTGFWKGVIPSLIMVSNPSIQFMIIESLSKQLRTKRAAKKKDVQNITALEIFVIGAFAKLGATVCTYPLLVVKSRLQAKQEISGNVSLRYSGTVDAIIKMIRHEGFRCFYQGMRTKIVQSVFAASVLFMVKEELVKVFAVLANKSMFKSVAADIK is encoded by the coding sequence ATGTCAAGTGCCTTGGCCAATGGGCTGGCTGGAGCTGGTGGAGGCATAATCGCTCAAATAATTACTTATCCCCTCCAAACTGTCAATACTCGGCAGCAGACTGAGAGGGTATCGAAAGAGGGCCGCGATTCTCGTGGCAGTGCCTTGTTTCAAATCTTACAGGTGGTTAGAAGCGAAGGCTTGTTGGGGCTTTACAGTGGCCTAAAGCCTTCTCTGCTTGGAACTGCCGTGTCACAGGGTGTGTACTACTATTTTTACCAGGTTTTCAAGAACAGGGCTGAGGCTATAGCAGCTGCAAATAAGAAAAGAGGCCGAGGGGATGGTTCTGTTGGGATGTTTTCTTGGCTCGTTGTGGCAGCTCTTGCTGGTTCACTAAATGTATTGCTGACAAACCCTATATGGGTTCTTGTTACTCGTATGCAGACTCATACACAAGCAGAAAGGAAAATTGTTGAGGCAAAGAGGGAAACCTTATTAAAGGAAGCTTCTCAAAATGCCTTGACGGCTTCCTCATTGGAGGCAAAACTGGCTGAGCTTGATTCATCGAAACCTCTTCCATACGGAACAATGCTTGCAGCAAGGGAGGTTTATGATGAATCAGGAGTTACAGGATTCTGGAAAGGAGTTATCCCATCATTGATCATGGTTTCTAATCCCTCAATTCAGTTCATGATTATTGAGAGTTTGTCAAAGCAGTTAAGGACTAAACGTGCTGCAAAGAAGAAAGATGTGCAAAATATAACTGCTTTGGAGATTTTTGTAATCGGAGCCTTTGCTAAACTTGGGGCAACTGTCTGCACATATCCGTTGTTGGTTGTGAAGTCAAGGCTTCAAGCGAAGCAGGAGATCAGTGGAAATGTCTCATTACGATATTCAGGTACAGTGGATGCTATTATTAAGATGATTCGTCATGAAGGATTCAGATGCTTCTATCAGGGTATGCGCACAAAGATAGTGCAGAGTGTCTTTGCAGCCTCCGTACTTTTCATGGTGAAGGAAGAGCTTGTCAAAGTCTTTGCTGTTTTGGCTAACAAAAGCATGTTTAAAAGCGTAGCTGCAGATATTAAGTGA